The Augochlora pura isolate Apur16 chromosome 4, APUR_v2.2.1, whole genome shotgun sequence genome segment AGGATACAAAAGAGACACGTGCtggaagaaaataatgaattaggTATGGTTTCGTGTACTAACGATTTGTTGGCACGGTTgtttaatgattattaaaatattctctacAGAGGGAAAGGTGTCCGCATTAGAAGATGACATGGACGAAGGAATAGAGACATCAGAGGACGAAGATATTCCTCCTGTTAAGGAAGACTCACGGAAGAGAACGGACGATcacgaacgagaaagagataggcatagagacagagacaagAGGCACTCACGATCAGATAAAAAGTCCGACAGAGAAAAACAGCGGTCAAGAAGCAGAGACAGGGACAGAGATAGACGGGAAAGAAAACGGAGCAAATCACCGAAAGGTCATTCATCCTCGCACAAAGACAAggacagagaaaaagacagacaCAGAAGAGACGATAGggacagagatagagacagagatcGCGATCGACGACGGGACCGTGACAGAGCTCGACATTGACTGCAAATGCGGAAGGATTTTTTTTACCAGATGTAATAATCGGACtacagaattttatgcattcatataataaaaattgaactttcAATAGAATTTGATAATTCTTTGTTACTTTGCAGTCTCGTAAATTAATGACTAAaggataaatttatataaaaatacgcaGGCTTCCTTAAAACTCGTTTTTAATGACAaggcaaataaaaaattctgtatagTATAAGTCTTGAATTCGTTTATGATGTGTACAGCACTTCGGTCACAATTAACAGCAGTGTGTAACAGTTACAGGGAATagtttcatattaaaattatagtaatcatCGATAGAAACGCTACATAGTAGCATACCCGTACAATACGCGTTCCaagtaacaatatttgttctccataaaattatgttattagtTCATTCtagaatcttttttttttcttcgataatCTTACattgtaaacattatttacaaaagaatAGAGAATATTTGTCATTGTGATTGTTGATAAAAGTTACTATATTGAGGACATTCGTGAACGATATAAAAAGATTCTTTTCAGAGTAGATCCGTTTTCAACGAAGCAATGACAAATTTTCTCAAGCAccatgtaataaaataaagttaataatgTCATAGCCTGTCTATAAATGTAATCTATACAATTACACGCGTAGTATCttcaaatatatacatttccACATTGTACCTAATCTCACAGtacttttgtaattaaaaataatgagcAAAATTATAGTGTCGATatataagaaagaaaacaacgtGAACGCACCGCCTACTTACGATGCAGTTTGCCTCGCTATTGTTCGTGATACCGCATTTAGCAACATAAACCGTTATGAAACAAAGTTGCACGCTTTTAAACTTTATCCCACCGACCAATAATCGCTTTCTTAAAACGTTGGgggatttaaaataaataacctttcttcttctttcttgaTCCACTTTACCAATTTATTTGCCGCTTCAATAGTGTCAGCTTTGGTTACTAACGGCTCAAACGTGACATACAATTCAAAACCTAGTGTTACCTGGAACGTGTATTTTGTTAGATATACATAAATTGTGAAACgcaaatgttaattatatgcAACTTACCCATGCTAGCATAGTCTCTTTATCCAATTgttggaatattaatttcagtgGTCTATTCGGAGCGTACAACCTATGGTGCAGACACTGATAAAGACCTAACAATCtgtgaaaaaatgtttcagttGTAGAATTACACAATTGTTACATCAATCtcatttctattaatagaAATGTACCGTTCTATTTCCTCCTCTGTAGTATACGGGGCCTGAAAGCCAGAACTCCAAAATTGAGCTGTACTTTTGCATTTGTATAAAACGTGTCGCATTTCCGGCAATCCAATGTCAGCCATTGTAATCGGTGGTTTGTTCATGGATTCGTTAATCGCTTCAAGACAATTTGTCCGtctcaatttttctacgattttctAGAAAGAAAATCATTCAGCAAAATGTTTTTGGAAATCTCAATGAAAATTCTATGTTAAATCACCTGTTTCGCCTCGGACAGTACAAAGAACACGTCCCGGTCGACAGTGAGCAGCAGTAGACATGCTTGACAGTCCTCAGCCAAATATGACACATGCCCGTGCATATATCCATTGGCGTCAAACTTCGGCAGACATATCGGAGTCCAGCTCTCGGCTGTTTTAAGCGACTCTGAACTGTCGACCAAATTCTGTATTATGTGCAAATCCACTGggtgtaaaaaaaatttgttcattctGACTAATGTTACCAGTTGATTGTTAGCTAGAAGTATTGCAAACACTAAATTCTGCAAAGTGTGACTTGTTAGTACAACCatcgaagaaaatacaaattttcttttaaatatctagTATACCTTGATCTTCCCACATGTCTGGATGATTGTTTGAGCGATGGAACTTCGCATAGAAGGAAGTAGAGGTAAGCATTTAATGGCTCCTAGGAAAAATGCTGGTTCTCTatccataaaatttaataggtGATCTATTAGTCTTTCGCTACCAGATAACAATCTTCTCAAATCAAAATTTCTACGTTGCTCGTACACTTTAGTTAATTGTGATTGTGTCAACATAGAGACTATCTGGTTGTATACGTATCTGCAATAAGAGTAGATATGTTAATGtgcaacaaaaaataaatcagtGTTTCAAGAGTGTATACATACGTTAATTGCAATGTAAGTTGTGGCACACTTTCAAGTGTTTTCGAGACTGAAACTAGTATTAATGGGCCTTTAACTACGAACACAAAGTTAGTATCTCCCGCGTGTACAGATCTAATCATATCACTGTCAGCTTGGACGAATGAAACAAGGGCTTGCATGACACCCATCACCGTGACTAGTTTATCCTCTGAACTATATCTAGAGTATATAGGTTTCCCAGCCTggcttaaaataaatatatgtttcttCTGAGCCAGCCATGTTTTGCAGCGTAAGGGATCAGAATCTATACTACTCTGACCTATTCGTTGGGTGACACTCTCCTGAAACAAAATGAAGTTTAAACACCTACTGATATCAAGTGGGTGTCACTCTAAGAGATAAGGCGACTTTAATCcgattaaaacaaataataattctcagAACGATCAAAAGTTGTCGCTAGGCTTGTACGCTAAACAAAAAAGACCaccaacaattttattgaatcgattcgattgacatttaattaaaagtgcTTCTTTTGGAAGAGGTTATGAAACCTACTACTTCGGAATCATCAACAGAAGGCGTTTTTTGAAGATCTCTTGAATTTGTTACTGTGGGTGTTATCGGAATGTCTTGCGCGTCTTCCTGGATTTCGGAGATGGTGCTCGTCGTGCTTTCTTTCATTTGTCTATCGTCGATGCTACTGCTAATCTCTTGCTCATACTCCTCGAAGCTATCGGTGGTAACGAGCATTGTTTCCGTAGAAGCGCCAGGCTCGATGCCGGGATCCCCAATTTCATCGTCGATAATAGCAGGCTCTTTGTCCGCCATAATATCCAATTAAACACTTCGCACCTGCCACTATTTCAAAACTTCCTCTTCCAGTTGACATTGAACAGCTAATCGCGACGGTTCAGCCGCCATTGTTAAGGTCCGGCTTATTTCAGCTTGCATTCGAACACGGAACATAACAGCGAAACTACAGCCAGTCTGGCCACTCATGAACGCCTCCGCAAAAAATCTCATACACTATGAttctataaattgaaaatttatccaTAACGTCTTGCACagctgaattttttattaaacaaataaacgacAGTTAAATCGTTCCTTCAGctctaataaatttaaatattcttgcGATTCTTACCTTTTCAGTGTTACATGTATAGGACAGAATACAGGATGTATCAAAATTACTGTAACTCTGGGAAATGCGGGGTTCCCGAGGTCAtgtttttccttagcgaaaaagTGACCCagggaacccctcatttcctggagttataataatgttgataCGCCCTGTATATATAAGAGGTTCAAATAACCGAGAAATGATACTAGTATACTAAAATCTTCATGATATGCAGGAGAAAACCTTTTAAGGGATTTAAGAccatcgaataatttataatatttattgtttcataacaATATAGAATCCAAAAATAACTTCAAGAAAGCGAAGAGTGTTGTGCGTTAAAAAACTATGTGGCTGTCGAATATACGTTCTAGCGATGCTCTCGTACGAACAATGAACGAGACAAAGGCAACGATCGTTCAAACGGCATAAAACTGGAGTTAAAAACAAGTAATCTGCATACATAGCGAAGCTACATATATTGCCAGTTTGATTTGCGCGTTCTACATCGTAATTTCAAGTGCGGAAGTGGACACATGTTGCGTATTTCGACTGGTCGATGAATTCATTCACAACTAGACTAGTTTGCACACATATAAGCTTCATGATCCACCAATACATTCCACATCTCAATAAAGAATATTGAGTATCATCAAGAGATTCTCTGATTCAAAGAAACTGTatcattgtaaatatttcttacaaattaATGGTGTCGCTTCAACATTTCTTATAATACCAGCAGGTTCAAAAGACAGATTCATAAAGAACttacaataaaatcataaataatatattatcaattttgtatcctactacaaaaatatattcattggaTTGATTCTCCTTAATGttattctctttattattaaattgatcttattatatataacataaactGATTCTCTTTCTTAATGTTGAACATAGCTTTCGGAAAACAAGATTATTGTTGaaacaatgattaaaattcatcgacGAGTCGGTGCAGCTTGTAATTCTGATCTGTCTCAGCGTAATCACTGCTCGATTACTGTGAAACTAAGATCTCGTAATCGGGGAACGCGACTTCGGCACCACCGAACGGGATATAGCAGACGCTATGGGACGGTTGCACCTTGCCAACTGTCAAGGTGCCTTCGTGTTGCACGCGGCCAACGTAGAGGGGTTCCCCATCCTCGGTTTCGCCACCAGGAATTGCATTGGGAGGAATGTTGTTTCCGCTGGTTGGAACCCATTTAGGGCTGCAGCCACAGAGAACCTGCAACAAGTTTTTAATTGTACAGGTGTGCAGAGTTGGTTGCATACATGAAAGGAATACCAcgataaaagtattaattaccTGGTAATCAGACTTTCCATGCTCTTGGCCACCCCATGCAACATAGCAGACAGAGTGGCTAGGTTTAATTTTGCCGGGCAGCAAAGCTCCCTCGTGGAAGGCTCTACCGACAAAGAGGACCTCTTCGTCATTTCCACCTTCGACAGCGTTTCCGGGTACTATGCCACCTGTTGCATCACACCAACACTCTTCAAACCTACCACCTACCTCCAAATCTTGCACTGGTGGAGGCGGGGCAGATGGACTCGTCGCATCTGGAAGCAGGTGCAACATTAACGGAGTGCACACGAAACATGCACGAACGGATCTGTAGTGCAACACAAACGATCaaagaaggaaaatatttttatccttcTTCCAGTTTCAAGTAATACTTATGTGTATAACTTTTGAATGATTCCTTTTAATATTTGGGTTCCACCACCGATTTCATTAAAGCAGTATACATACATGTCatgaatataatgataatattaaagcaATGACGCACCAGTGTCTGAGATTGTTTGGAACATTACATGGAAACAAGCGAAAGTTCTGTGGGAGGTAACTACGGTAGATCTTGGCATACTTGGTGTAATGTACATATGCCGGTGTTAAAAAAGCATGACTGAACGTGCAGTTAGTATCACGGACACAATCATTTGAAACTTAATCGAGCATTCAAACCATCTCCTAAAACCATTCCCTGCAGccatttattaatgtttccaAGAATATATTTCCATACAAGACGTTCGAATCTGCGTCGCCACTCAAGCGAGAACAATTGCGTTTGCTCAATGATCCCGAGTTCCGCCGATACGTGGGAGGAATAGCAAAGAGTACAAATAACATTTTGATTGCCAAACCCCGTCGAGTGAAACAGTTCTGAATTATGTACGATACTGCATTG includes the following:
- the Mon1 gene encoding vacuolar fusion protein MON1 homolog; the protein is MADKEPAIIDDEIGDPGIEPGASTETMLVTTDSFEEYEQEISSSIDDRQMKESTTSTISEIQEDAQDIPITPTVTNSRDLQKTPSVDDSEVESVTQRIGQSSIDSDPLRCKTWLAQKKHIFILSQAGKPIYSRYSSEDKLVTVMGVMQALVSFVQADSDMIRSVHAGDTNFVFVVKGPLILVSVSKTLESVPQLTLQLTYVYNQIVSMLTQSQLTKVYEQRRNFDLRRLLSGSERLIDHLLNFMDREPAFFLGAIKCLPLLPSMRSSIAQTIIQTCGKIKNLVFAILLANNQLVTLVRMNKFFLHPVDLHIIQNLVDSSESLKTAESWTPICLPKFDANGYMHGHVSYLAEDCQACLLLLTVDRDVFFVLSEAKQKIVEKLRRTNCLEAINESMNKPPITMADIGLPEMRHVLYKCKSTAQFWSSGFQAPYTTEEEIERLLGLYQCLHHRLYAPNRPLKLIFQQLDKETMLAWVTLGFELYVTFEPLVTKADTIEAANKLVKWIKKEEERLFILNPPTF